From Cygnus atratus isolate AKBS03 ecotype Queensland, Australia chromosome 1, CAtr_DNAZoo_HiC_assembly, whole genome shotgun sequence, the proteins below share one genomic window:
- the MPST gene encoding 3-mercaptopyruvate sulfurtransferase, which yields MSQQLLYRALVSAKWLSEAIRCQQAGQALKVVDASWYLPKMKRDPKQEFEERHIPGAVFFDIDQCSDRTSPYDHMLPKASDFAEYVGKLGVGNDSHVVVYDGSDQGLFSAPRVWWMFRIFGHEAVSLLDGGLKNWLREGFPLSSGKSPVAHSEFHATLDKGMVKTYEDILDNLDSHHFQVVDARAAGRFQGIEPEPRDGIEPGHIPGSVNIPFTSFLTESGIEKTPEQIRSLFHEKKVDLSKPLVATCGSGVTACHVALGAYLCGKPDVAVYDGAWVEWYMRADPENIVSDGKGKTM from the exons ATGTCGCAACAGCTCCTCTACCGTGCTCTGGTGTCTGCAAAATGGCTTTCAGAAGCCATCAGGTGCCAGCAAGCTGGACAGGCCTTGAAAGTCGTGGACGCATCTTGGTATTTGCCGAAGATGAAGCGTGACCCGAAGCAGGAATTTGAGGAACGCCACATCCCCGGTGCTGTTTTCTTCGATATTGACCAGTGCAGTGACCGTACTTCACCTTACGATCATATGCTGCCTAAAGCCAGTGACTTTGCTGAATATGTAGGGAAGCTGGGTGTAGGGAATGATTCTCATGTTGTGGTGTATGATGGCAGCGACCAAGGTCTCTTCTCAGCACCTCGAGTTTGGTGGATGTTCAGGATCTTTGGACATGAAGCAGTTTCCCTATTAGATGGTGGTCTGAAGAACTGGTTGCGAGAGGGATTTCCGCTGAGCTCTGGGAAAAGCCCAGTAGCTCACTCTGAGTTCCACGCCACCTTGGACAAGGGCATGGTGAAAACCTATGAGGACATCTTAGATAACTTGGATTCCCACCACTTCCAAGTAGTGGATGCGCGTGCAGCAGGACGATTCCAGGGTATAGAGCCAGAGCCCCGAGACG gaatTGAGCCTGGTCATATCCCTGGCTCCGTGAACATTCCCTTCACCAGTTTCCTCACAGAGTCCGGCATAGAGAAGACCCCTGAGCAGATCAGAAGTCTGTTCCATGAGAAGAAGGTGGACCTCTCAAAGCCTCTAGTAGCAACATGTGGCTCTGGGGTCACTGCCTGCCACGTGGCTCTGGGGGCATACCTCTGTGGCAAACCAGATGTCGCCGTGTATGATGGGGCCTGGGTGGAATGGTACATGCGGGCAGATcctgaaaatattgtttctgaTGGAAAGGGGAAGACTATGTAA
- the TST gene encoding thiosulfate sulfurtransferase, which produces MAAQVLGKALVSAKWLSEAVKAGRVGAGLRVLDASWYPPQERNARQEFRESHIPGASFFDIEECRDKSSPYDFMLPSEAHFADYVGHLGIGNDTHVVVYDGDKVGTFYAPRAWWMFRVFGHREVSVLNGGFKNWVKEGHPVTAEVSQPTPAVFKAKLDKTLLKTFEEMMENVGSRRFQVVDSRPEGRFRGTELDQGLESGHIPGAVNIPFQSFLTETGHEKSIEEIQQMFREKKVDLSKPLTITCRKGVTACHIALAAYLCGKPDVSIYDGSWSEWFHRAPPEYKVSEMKRNKA; this is translated from the exons ATGGCGGCGCAGGTGCTCGGAAAGGCGCTGGTGTCCGCCAAATGGCTGTCCGAGGCCGTGAAGGCCGGAAGGGTCGGGGCTGGCTTGCGGGTGCTCGACGCCTCCTGGTACCCGCCGCAGGAGCGAAACGCCCGGCAGGAGTTCAGGGAGAGCCACATCCCCGGGGCGTCCTTCTTCGACATCGAAGAGTGCCGGGACAAGTCGTCCCCGTATGACTTCATGCTGCCCAGCGAGGCTCACTTCGCCGACTACGTGGGGCACCTGGGGATCGGCAACGACACCCACGTCGTGGTGTACGACGGGGACAAGGTGGGCACTTTCTACGCCCCCCGCGCCTGGTGGATGTTTCGGGTCTTTGGGCACCGCGAGGTGTCGGTGCTGAACGGTGGCTTCAAGAACTGGGTGAAGGAGGGCCACCCCGTGACGGCCGAGGTCAGCCAGCCCACGCCAGCTGTGTTTAAGGCCAAGCTGGACAAGACCCTGCTGAAGACCTTCGAGGAGATGATGGAGAATGTGGGATCCAGGCGGTTCCAGGTAGTGGATTCCCGCCCTGAGGGCCGGTTTCGGGGGACTGAGCTGGACCAAG GGCTGGAATCTGGTCACATCCCCGGTGCTGTGAACATACCCTTCCAATCATTCCTAACAGAAACTGGCCATGAGAAGAGTATTGAGGAGATTCAACAGATGTTCCGCGAGAAGAAAGTGGATCTCTCAAAGCCACTGACAATCACGTGCCGTAAAGGCGTCACGGCATGTCACATTGCCTTGGCGGCCTACCTGTGTGGCAAGCCTGATGTGTCCATTTATGATGGTTCTTGGTCGGAGTGGTTCCACCGTGCCCCACCTGAGTACAAGGTCTCTGAGATGAAGCGCAACAAGGCCTAG